The Ricinus communis isolate WT05 ecotype wild-type chromosome 8, ASM1957865v1, whole genome shotgun sequence sequence tataatcataccctactatttccttcacataaaatattaatcattaaaatcaaaatatcaaccatgcatgTAAATACaattcatattataatcataccacaataaattaataaatgaataaataaaaatatatttttacttttacgggacgagtggctcggtagaaccctaaactccaaaatctagtagccattcggctctcttaatccaataagactggccgagagcaatgctcgaccggggaccttacctccagtccggtcacttaaatatccaaataagaaatctagtagccattcggctctcttaatccaataaggccGAGAgtaatgctcgaccagggaccttacctccggtcacttaagtatccaaataagccggccaagagcaatgctcgaccagggaccttacctcgaCAATTTACAAATCAGCctgagagccatgctcgaccgggcaaacccatgaaaatcttattacatgtccatgatcattacctaTGCGCgtccgatgtaacccatcaaagtggcatgttctacaagccacgtttcccaagacacaatcatccatttaataaatatcattgtataatgaagtcattcaaccatatcaaattaatgattaacaattaagagtaaaacatCGGAAATCGATAatatttggaattattataacattactataataatactcatattatcttcaataattaataatccagtaaaattaattacgttgagatattagtaaccatgttaaacataaacttccaaaatagcatattaaaatcggacttagcaatagtgcaatgattaaatgactttaactcacaggactGGCGACCTCCAGCTCTCCGGTGCCTCTGGAGCGAGCGAGCATGCggagatcatctaatcacggaaaacaatttatcaaagccgaaacaatcgatcattaatcctaggtctagactctaGAATCTCGACTGGGAGAATTCTCACGAAAATCGgcgaacctcccctacaacacgaacattaccccagTAAAAGcgggtccaggactgccggaagaacacttcaaatacttaacgattcaaacaataggGTGGtgccccaaacttcactatttccgaccagccacacaaagacaaaaatacTGAGGCGAACCGGcggacaattattttgactcacaaatatcatcaagtactcaatataatccaatagacacaattaaaccaagaatttctaaaattaacgggccaaagaaaattaccgagacgctcggtcgactcgcctccggccgccggagttcGATCGACGATCAGCACACCAttggactcacaacgacgcgttGACGATGATTCCACTTtcgatttttcgatctgacacTCGATCGTCTGGAGAAATTTTGCGGACGAtcacggccgtcgatttgcaaacgaagcccgatcgcccacgaaaccggtgccatcgcgagcttgaggagagtcgggatacatcctccgatcatccatcctccacgggagctcgccggaaaagcccaaaacaCGGTTGCCATCAACCGCGAACTCTCCTCCGCCACTAAAACCGCCGCTGCCGGAAGCTCTCAAGGGCCGATCGCCACCGGATCGGCCGAACGACGCCAGCCGCCACCGTCGCGCGATTCCGGCCGCTACGCCTCCACGCCACCATCGTGCTCGCCTTCTGCTTCCGACGTCAACCACAGCCTCCTGGCTCCGTCATCCACCATGGACGGCCGGCTCTCTCTCTCatccctttcttcttcttccttctttcttttctctctccccgatttccattcctttcaatatcgacatttgacccctgaacttttttttattacaatttggtccctcaactttcttaattacttacaatttcatcccgcagaattccaatttaacccccaaacttctttctagcctttcaattaagcccctaactatttaatttgggtcaaatccaaattattgaaaatacataattacataaatacccctgaccgacatatttatttacaaaaataccaagctcacaaatttccattaaaaccccataaaaataacattatactttcaatccttattccaaaataaatttccaatttagtcctaacacacaattaaattaaataatcaatttccaacttaaaatttaatactactaatcaattataataccaattttcccaaaattcttttataaacatcctttacaattctaccataattttccaatatataattttacttatataaatatgcatttggaaaaaaaaaatttgaataaccaaaatataatcatttcaaattaaacccaataataatgaagctaaaattaacttaaataaaaactcattattaaatatataaaaattccgggtgttacacaAGAAATAATGAGCACCAAATATAGATGGAGTTTGATAAGGCCCCAAAACATTgtaatgaattaaatcaaaagcATTCTGAGTTTTAATAGAATCAGTAGGAAAAGGGTGACAAACTTGTTTAGCTCGATGAAAAGTAtcacaaaaattattaaaattcttcaCATTATAAAGATTCAAACTATTGATTAAAGACATTATATCAAAAGATAAATGACCAAGTCGTTGGTGCTATAAAATAAGGCTCACATCATTGTAAAATTTGGTAAAACCATAGCAATATTAAGTGCTCGAAAATAATAAAGACCATCTATGAGATCACCAATGCCAATAAGCTTCCTTGTGGCTAGGTCCTGTAAGACACAAAAGGAGGGAAAAGATAAGCAACACAATTTAGGACATTGGTTAATTTGCTTATTGAAATAGGGTTGCAAGAGAAAGAAGGGATGTAAAGAACATGACTtgatttgatatatgaattgATGGTAACATCTCCATTAGTTTAACTGGACCTCACATGCTATAGTACTTAATGTGTAGAAATATAActgttgcatttatagggaataacccgttaaataataaaattaaagacaaagatacacaaataGGGAAGTCGGCTTCCAGAGATTGAATAGGGAAGTCGGCTTCCAGATCAATCTCTGGATTTGTgacgtaagcttccttatggatcGAGAAATGTcattcattagtaaaagtgttgtaatacccgaaatttttctttaataaagataatattaataatgattaataactgagtttttatttaaattaattttattttatttttatttggtttaaattggaattaattaagtggaattttaatgttagacaattaaaggagttattttttctatatccaattagttggatctttaagaaattaattaagtaaattatttgagaaataaattatattttggttattcaaattttccccaaatgtatataaaatatatataaataaaattatatattagaaaattatggaagaatttgtaaaggatgtttttataaaagaatttttggagaaattggtattttaattagctagtggtattaaattttaagttggaaaatagtctgcaaattgattaattaaattaatggtgtgttaggactaaattgaaaatttattttgggatgaggattaaaagtataattttattattatgggggtttaaagaaaatttgtttgtttggtatttttataaataaatatgtcgacaagggtatatatgtaattgtgtattttcaataattctaatttggcctaaattaaatagttaggggcttaattgaaaggctaaagaaaagtttaggggttaattgaaaattttgctgggtgaaattgttgtaattaaaaagttgagggatcAAAAGGTAAGAAAAAAACTTCTGGGACTAAATGACgatatggagaagaagaaaagaagaaaagaatcggggagagagagggagaccggaagaagaagaagggctGAGGAAGAGTGCGTCCGGTCGATCGCCCTGGGTCGACAAGCGGTTGGCATCGACTAGCGCAATGAGGATCGCGATAAGATGGCGGCCTTCAGACGCTCACCTCTTTTGGCGGCCTTGTCATTTAccggtggcgatcggctcccctcgGCGAGAGCTTTCTTTTGGCAGCAGCGGTGACACCAATGGTGGtcggagacggaagatccggtggagagagaaagtagggggcAACCAACATTTTTCGGCGAGCTCCAGCGggggatggatgatcggaggtcATAttccgactctcctcagctcaagcttcgtaATGACACCAGTTTcatggcgatcggactccatttgcaaatcgacggccgagatcgtccgtaaatctcttcGAATGATCGGGAGTCGGATCAGAAATCGAAAGCAGGGATTGTCATCAGCGCATCGTTTCAAGTCTGATGGTGTGTTAGGATCGTCGATCgaactccggcggctggaggcgagtcgaccgagcgatcaagcatctcggtaatttttttctctggcccgttgattttggaaattctttagtataattatgtttttattgaattgtgttgtgtattaaaaaatatttatgagttaaaataattgtttgtcggaATGCCTGCCAtagttgtgaattgtgttgtgtgggggagtcgggaaaaatagtgaagtcttggggacccgactccggttgtattaaattgttaattatttgaagtgtttttttggcaagtcctggacccgtttctACGGGAGGTAAATGTCCATATtataggggaggttctgcggAATTTTCGTTAGAATTTACCcaagtcgagattcttagacagtcagttcTAGGAATCTAGATCTAGGGTTAATTATCAATTGTTTCAgtgttattgataaattgttttccgtgattagataaatctgttagttcggctcgctccgcCCAAGGCATCAAAGCAGAGCTAAgaggtcgtcaaagctgtgagttaaagtcatatatctgttatgcacatgtcatgcataattttaaatagttatcgtgattaattaattacaagtctgaattattcatttaattattattcatatatatacatcatGCTTTTTTATTACCATTCATATATATCATGTTCGTCATCACTGAATTTATCGATTTTGTGTTGACTCGGGACGGGACGGTAGTAGAACGTAGTAATTTGATGAGTGCATCAGTATAAATCCGTGAGTGATGGAAAAagggtaaaatggtaaatttaaaaggaaagtttaggacttgccctggtcaaGCATCGCtatctgggcttagtagagtgtatttgccggagtaaaggtccctagtcgagcattgctctttgggcgcctgcttatttggaaaacctaagtgaccagattggaggtaaggtccctggtcgagcttcgctctctgggcgccagtcttattggaataagagagccgaaaggctaaggctgataGTGAATATTAAGtcaagtgaccggactggagttaaggaccctagtcgagctttgGTCTCTGGACGCCAGTTctattagaatgagagagtcgagGTGTTAGAGCTgagattagtcgagatgtcaATGTTGAGATtgatcgagatgttagtgttggaattagggttctactgaagtactgcATCCTGTAGtgataagaaattattttatttaatttaagcatgacatgacacgtttatttttgcattaCTTAGTagttatttcaaattaaataaatatattattgaagtgtttgcaactgtttttagatatatgattttaactcactctcgagactgatagtcccaattttactgtttttcagatctgtgactgttagtcttcccgcgactcttatctagtaacctGACTCCTttatcatcgggtgatgtaatttatttggtatgttaacttgtaaaatcttaTTCTCTGCAGTAGAATTAATAGACTTATCTGTTGTAATTCTTTGTAGTTttgggtctcgcctaattcttctggcaaaccgaattaattgtgtaaaatttaatggttacgataaattgtggcatcaataatattaaatgagatgagatttatttaagtcagtgagtatCGGGATTACTACGGGATTCaatggccttacgcctacccattccctagtgccggtcacgggcccacaggtGGGATCGTGACAAGTGTCCTGATGAATTCCCTAGGTGGCTACTCCTATCTCCCTGCTAGTCTCTGTTACTAGTTTGCATATTCCCAACTAGGCCGAAAAGCCTTGTAGTGCCGTAGTTGCTAAAACCACTTAAATGCGCGCTTGAAACCGCCATCCACAAAAGGCACATGTCAAAGAGTGTTAaaataacacaaaaataaattcaagtGTCTATTAAGTTAAATCAAAAGTTAAAGTATTAAAGTATTAAAGTGACTAAATGACCAAAGTTCAGACacataaatatgcatttggccAATTTGTTTAAggtttataaaaatttcgaTCAATTTGGATATAATCAAATGTTTTTGAACAAAAACTGAACTAAAGTATTTTTTGGTTTATCTATTTTCAAACCGAATCGAACCAAACCTTAAAGATAATCAAATCGAGCTAAACAGAACTAGTTGGTTGGTTTAGTTTTTCGTTTCGGGTTGACTTTGCTCACATGTACCCGGTTGAACTGGTTAGTCCAATCCAATTTGAAAAACACTAATGAatgcattaataaaaaatttaccagaAAAATATACTAgttaattttactaaataagatggatgttataattaattattaaaaatagagagaGCTAATAGCATAATTGGTTAAACCTCAAGgagaataaattaattaaccatttattttattactttaactAGCAAGTATCACTAAAAGAAACCTACTGgaaaatttgatagaaataaagtATGTATAGAATAAGACATTCACTCTGAGAAAGAGTAATTATTCCTCAACAGATTATCATATTGGTCTTTAAGGAAAATTTACTACATAGGTACCTTAATAGTAAATTACCTAACAAATCTTGGATTGAAAAATACCTAATAAGTCCTAGAAGGAAAATGACTAGATTGGTCATTGTGGCATAGtttgaaaattattagaatGGTCCCTAAAGAAAATCACGACATAAGCCCTAGACTATAAATTACTTGACAAGTCCTTGGATAAAAAACTAACCAACTACTCCTTAATGGAAAATTAATGAATTGGTCCATCATGACAAAGTACATGATAAGTCCTTGAATGGACAACTACCTAATAAGCATTAAAGGGAATTATAATATTGTACCGAAAGATTACCATATTGCTCCTAGACGAAGAATTATTGCTTAGGCCATAGATAGAAAACTAATGACTAGGTCCTTATATGCAAAATCACCAAATAGGACCATaatggaaaataattgaataggTCCTTGGATGTAAAATTGCCATGTTGGTCCTGATAAAATTACCTAACAAGTCCCTGCATGTAAGTTTACCACAACAGTCCTGGATATAAAATTACTTGATAGGCTCTTAAaggaaaattaatatattggtccttgataaaaaaaatactagttAGAccctaataaaaattatcaaataagtCCCCATATTGAAAACTACTAAATAAGTACCTAGCTAGAAAATTACTAAATAGATCTCTtgtaaaattacatatttagtGCCTAGTTGTAAAAATTACCATATAGGACCCTGATTGTAAAATTGTTTGGTCCTATATGAAAGATTGCCTAACTGTACATGGTTAGACAATTACTAAACTAATCCTGATAGAAAATTACTAGATTGGTccctaaatatataattactagaTGGATTAGTTGAGATTGGACTATTACTATTTGGTCCTTAGTGGATAATTATCAGAACGGTCCCTAGGcataaaataactatatatataggtCCCTACAGAGAAAATTGCATGATTGATCCTTAGGTGGTAAATTATCTTATAGGTCCTCAATGGAGAATTACCATATTTGTCCTAACAAAAGATTATTAGAGTGGTACTTGTGGAGAAAATTACTTGATTTGTCCCTAGGTGAATACCTTATAGCCTTAGATAATTATAGTATTGGTTCATATTAGAAATTCCTATATTGGTCCTGAATGGAAAAATTTAATCCTTAGAATAAAAATCTTCATTTCTTACTCCTGcatcaaatataataagaatGGAATTTGAGGCTGGAAAGCTAGCATATGTCAACATCTAATGATAGAAAAAGTATTGAGGGAGGTCCTTGACTATTTAGCAACAAATTTACAATGAATCTGCAATGGAATTAACATTATGAAAACTTTTTCTCTTTAGCAACAGATTCATGACTAAATATCCACAACAAATTTGCGACAAACAAAGTTCGTTACTATTCTGTTGCAAATTACATCGCCAAATTTTTACGCTGATTTTAGTGACAAATTGTCTATTACTAATTACTACGAATAAAAATATCGTagctaaaatttttttttatcccaccttctttttagcttcccACTCATATATTTACTTAGCGACGGGATtgaactttaaaaaataattcccacccaatatttttattttctcgcttatttattcaattagcGAGGAAATAATTcgtcaataattttaaaataagattttccatcaatttttttttatttttttgcttatttaatgttttagcGACATATTCTTATCTGTCGTTCAAtctattatttatgtatttatctttttttctttactccattattttttactaGCTAAATTACCATCACCATTCTTGAGCTTTTGGGCTAGTATAATAAAGTCtctaatctttaatttgtaataccacacattttccattttaatatctttaaaatgcATATCAGATACAGTGCCACCATATGATACAGGCCAAGTCTTTATTCTCACTCCATTAGTAGTATTGGAGATGGTGCAATTCTTTACAAAAAATCCAGATACTAGTTCTTCATTCTTAAACTTTCCTAAGCTCCCCACACTAATTCCATGTCCGGGTCTGCATCTAACATTAGTGACACGTATCTGTTGGCTACCATCACCAAGAGAGATACAGTCATCACCAGTGCTAATATTTGAATCAGTAATGTTGATCCCATTTGATCGTCCGATATGAATACCATCTGTGTTGGCACTAGTTGCAGGTGCAGTAATTGTAAAGTTTTGAAAGGTGAGGTTCTTGCATCCTAAAATATTTACGTGAAAATTCTTGCTCTGGATAGAAGCTATATCGTGGACAATGCTATTGGTGATAAAATTGAACCTTAAACTCTGagcaatttttaaaagaataagaaacaTATGGAAAAGTTTTGTTAGTACCATTGTaaaacaatcttgtaaaataaaaaatatgcgCAAGATATTGTTTTGATACACTTACAATTGGAAGTGAGTTGCATTTAAGATTTTGGccacaattattatttttccaagCAATTTCTCCTTGCCCATCAAAAGTCCCTTCACCGTTTAATATGAATtgatcaatatatgaaaaggTAATCCAACTGTCTGTTTTACTATGTGCACTAGGGTCAATTGGTGCCTTTATCGTTCCTCGAACTTGAAACCTTATGGCACCTTTACAAGGATCTTTTATATCTGCCTCACTTaggaaatatacccttttaggAATTACAATTTTGTTTGACCCCATTGTTGCACATGCATTTTTCCAAGCACTTAACAACACCTaacaaggaaaaagaattgagGATTCTTAGCTAAAAGATCAAGAAATATTAAGAAAGATCTTAGTAATGAAATGTGTATTTATACCTTACTGATATCATATTTGCCATCAGCTTAGGCACcatattttcttacattgaagACATTGACATTAGCTTCGGCTACAAAAGTCAAGAATAAGAATAGAGATAGTAAGCATACACGTATTTTGATTGACATCTCTTTTTGGTATATATACATgcttactttcttttcttattttcttgcttaaaatttgttaaattgcaataatataaatgtgtctcttttgctttataattctttttataggaGAAAAAATAAGCTTTATTTATTGAAGTAGGCGGTGGTGTTTCTATGCAAATTTTTTGCTTCTATTTTTGTCATTTGTTTTGATAGCTTAGCTTAAATGAGCAAACCCAAAGATGCCTACCGACTAAGTTATAACTAATTGCTAATATTGTTTGCTTTTCGATGTCTCTTATTGGTTTCTTTCTTACAATTTGATTTCTCATAgaataatatgtaaaaataatata is a genomic window containing:
- the LOC107262088 gene encoding exopolygalacturonase-like, with product MKALRKEPDEEGYTYLKGLDYTETFSPVAKLTTVHTLLAVTAIKNWIPSTQVHNIFLHSDLNEEVYMKPPLGYLSPGDDRVLLSAWKNACATMGSNKIVIPKRVYFLSEADIKDPCKGAIRFQVRGTIKAPIDPSAHSKTDSWITFSYIDQFILNGEGTFDGQGEIAWKNNNCGQNLKCNSLPISLRFNFITNSIVHDIASIQSKNFHVNILGCKNLTFQNFTITAPATSANTDGIHIGRSNGINITDSNISTGDDCISLGDGSQQIRVTNVRCRPGHGISVGSLGKFKNEELVSGFFVKNCTISNTTNGVRIKTWPVSYGGTVSDMHFKDIKMENVTSPIIWTFTSRPSHKEAYWHW